The Deinococcus hopiensis KR-140 sequence GCAGATTCAGGGCGTCGCCCTCTTCCAGCCGCACTTCCAGGTGACGGACATGGGCCTTCTGGCGAGCAATCGAGAGCATTTCCGGCACGAAATCGCTGCCCACCACCTCGGCCTCCGGCGCGCGGGCTTTCAGTTCCAGCGCAAAGTCGCCGGTTCCCGTCGCCACGTCCAGCACGCGGGTGGGCCCCAGGGCCAGGGCCTCGCGCGCCGCCTCCCGCCGCCAGCCCCGGTCCACCCCGAGGCTCAGCACCCGGTTGAGCAGGTCGTAGCGCGGCGCGATAGAGGCGAACATGGCCTGCACCTCGCGGCCCTTGTCTTGCTTGTCGCCTACGGGGGGGCGCGGTGTCGGCGGGCGCTGGGTCATGGGGGGATGATAGGCGGGGAGCGGGGAGCTTTTGGCCCTGAGCCGTTGGCCCTTCGGAAACTATGCCAGGCGCAGCAGTCCGGCATCCGTAGAACGAAAGCCGCAGGCCACGTAAAAGTCGCGCAGGTGCGGCTCGAAGTCCACGTGTAGCCAGTAGGCCCCCCCCTGCCGGGCGCTCCCTGCCGCCGCCCGCACCAACCGCAGGCCCACACCCCGGCGCCGCACGTCCGGGTGAACGGTGGTATCCAGTAGAAAGGCGTGCGCGCCGCCATCCCAGGCGACGTTGACGAAACCTACCAACCTCTCGCCCTCGTGCGCCGTCACCCAGGTAAGGCTGCGCGCGAGGACGGCGGGCCAGCTCTGCCCATCGTCCGGCCCGTTCCAGGCGGCGGTTCGGAGCTGGCCGAGGGCGGTAAAGTCGGGGACGGTGCGGACGCGGTACTCAATCATTCGGCTTCACAGGCACCCGGAGCCAGTAGCGCTCGCCCACCCCGTCCTCCTCCCAATCTGGAAGCCCTTGCGTTCCAGCCGCCGCAGGTTGGGCCGGGCGCAGTGGACGGCGTAAACGCGCCACTCGACGAAATGGAGGTCCCTGCCCACGGCATACCGCGGGACGAGGGCGGCGGGCCCTCTTTCCACTCCCGATCTGTGCCCGTTCCAGCATGGGGCTGTGTTCCACGGCCTGAAACTTGCCGAGCACTTCCGCCGTGCCCACGCGCAGCACCAGCGCTTCATCGGTCAGGAGCAGTTCACACAGATGCTCGCCTCCGAGGGCCAGCCCCTCGCCCGCCGTTGGGCCCCCGAAGAGGAGGAGCGAAGATGCCGCGCGCAGCCTCCCCCGCCTTACCAACTCGGCCCCGGGTCCCGGAGGTGCCCCGCCCCCTCCAGCGCTTCCGGGCGGGGCACCTCGGGATCGGCGCGCAGCGCGCCGTGTCCTGCCAGAAACTGCGGGTCGCCCAGGACGGCGAAACCGCTCGGCAACCGGGCCGCGATGGGGTGGGACCCTCTTCCCGGCGCGGGGCCTCCAGGCAGCCTGGGATGCCCCCGCGCCGGATTCCTCCCGGCCCGTCACCCTAGCCCCCGATCACGCCCATCTCGCGGCCCACCCGCTCGTAGGCGGCGAGGGCCTGGTCCAGATCGTCGCGGGTGTGCTCGGCGGTCACGATGTTGCGGATGCGGGCCAGGCCGCGCGGCACGGTGGGAAAGCCCAGACCAACGGCAAAGACGCCCTGATGCAGCAGGCGCTGGCTGGCCTCGAAGGCCGCACCCGTCTCGCCAAACAGCACGGGCGTGATGGGCGTCTCGCTGCCCATCGTGTCGAAGCCCAGCCGGGCGAGTTCCGCCTTGAAAAAGCGGGTGTTGGCCCACAGCCGCTCCATAAACTCGGGCTCCTGCTGCACGAGGTCCAGCGCCGCCGAGAGGGCGCCCACCACGGCGGGCGGGTGCCCCGTGGAAAAGAGGTAGGGCCTTGCACGGTTGATCAGCAGTTCGCGCAGGTCCGCGTGCCCCGCCGCGTAGCCGCCCACCACGCCCCACGCCTTGCTCAGGGTACCCACCTGAATCACGTCTTCCGAATCCTGGAGGCCGAAGTGGTGAACGGTACCGCGCCCGGCCTCGCCCAGCACACCCGAGCCGTGGGCGTCATCTACGTAGGTGACGGCCCCGTACTTGCGGGCCACCTCCACCAGCCGGTCCAGCGGGGCAATGTCTCCGTCCATGGAAAACACGCCGTCGGTCACGACGAGTTTCAGGCCGTCCGTCTCGTTTTCCGACAGCACCCGTCCCAGATCCGCCGGGTCCGCGTGCTTGAAGATCTTCTTGGTGGCCTTGGTGAGCCGCAGGCCGTCAATGATGGAGGCGTGGTTCAGCTCGTCGCTGACCACCAGGTCGCCGGGTTGCAGCAGGGTGCCCAGCACGCCCTGGTTGGTGGTGAAGCCGCTTTGCAGCACCAGGGCGCTCCCCGTGTGCTTGAAGGCCGCGAGCTGTTCCTCGAAGTCCTCGTGGATGCGCAGGGTGCCCGCAATCGTCCGCACCGCGCCCGCCCCGGCCCCCCACTCCCGCAGGTAGGCGGCGGCCTTCTCCTTCAGGGCTGGGTG is a genomic window containing:
- a CDS encoding GNAT family N-acetyltransferase; the protein is MIEYRVRTVPDFTALGQLRTAAWNGPDDGQSWPAVLARSLTWVTAHEGERLVGFVNVAWDGGAHAFLLDTTVHPDVRRRGVGLRLVRAAAGSARQGGAYWLHVDFEPHLRDFYVACGFRSTDAGLLRLA
- a CDS encoding glycine C-acetyltransferase gives rise to the protein MTTTLSQRLSAELAGLRDSGLLIRPRVLEAPQRARTHVGGVDVINLASNNYLGFADHPALKEKAAAYLREWGAGAGAVRTIAGTLRIHEDFEEQLAAFKHTGSALVLQSGFTTNQGVLGTLLQPGDLVVSDELNHASIIDGLRLTKATKKIFKHADPADLGRVLSENETDGLKLVVTDGVFSMDGDIAPLDRLVEVARKYGAVTYVDDAHGSGVLGEAGRGTVHHFGLQDSEDVIQVGTLSKAWGVVGGYAAGHADLRELLINRARPYLFSTGHPPAVVGALSAALDLVQQEPEFMERLWANTRFFKAELARLGFDTMGSETPITPVLFGETGAAFEASQRLLHQGVFAVGLGFPTVPRGLARIRNIVTAEHTRDDLDQALAAYERVGREMGVIGG